A part of Panthera leo isolate Ple1 chromosome Y, P.leo_Ple1_pat1.1, whole genome shotgun sequence genomic DNA contains:
- the TBL1X gene encoding F-box-like/WD repeat-containing protein TBL1X, with amino-acid sequence MSITSDEVNFLVYRYLQESGFSHSAFTFGIESHISQSNINGTLVPPAALISILQKGLQYVEAEISINEDGTVFDGRPIESLSLIDAVMPDVVQTRQQAFREKLAQQQASAAAAAAAAAAAAATTATAAPTAVAQQHPPKNGEATVNGEENGAHAINNHSKPMEIDGDVEIPPNKATVLRGHESEVFICAWNPVSDLLASGSGDSTARIWNLNENSNGGSTQLVLRHCIREGGHDVPSNKDVTSLDWNSDGTLLATGSYDGFARIWTEDGNLASTLGQHKGPIFALKWNKKGNYILSAGVDKTTIIWDAHTGEAKQQFPFHSAPALDVDWQNNTTFASCSTDMCIHVCRLGCDRPVKTFQGHTNEVNAIKWDPSGMLLASCSDDMTLKIWSMKQDTCVHDLQAHSKEIYTIKWSPTGPATSNPNSNIMLASASFDSTVRLWDVERGVCVHTLTKHQEPVYSVAFSPDGKYLASGSFDKCVHIWNTQSGSLVHSYRGTGGIFEVCWNARGDKVGASASDGSVCVLDLRK; translated from the exons GTTTTTCCCACTCGGCGTTCACGTTCGGTATTGAGAGCCACATCAGCCAGTCCAACATCAATGGGACGCTAGTGCCGCCAGCTGCCCTCATCTCCATCCTGCAGAAGGGACTTCAGTATGTGGAGGCCGAGATCAGCATCAATGAG GATGGCACGGTGTTCGACGGCCGCCCCATAGAGTCCCTGTCCCTGATCGACGCGGTGATGCCCGACGTGGTGCAGACGCGGCAGCAGGCCTTCCGGGAGAAGCTCGCTCAGCAGCAGGCCAGTGCGGCGGCCGCGGCCGCGGCAGCTGCGGCCGCGGCGGCCACGACGGCCACGGCGGCCCCGACAGCCGTTGCTCAGCAACATCCACCAAAGAACGGAGAGGCCACGGTGAACGGGGAGGAGAACGGAGCCCACGCGATAA ATAATCATTCGAAACCAATGGAAATAGACGGGGACGTTGAGATTCCACCCaacaaagccacagtccttcgggGCCACGAGTCCGAGGTGTTCATTTGTGCCTGGAACCCCGTCAGCGATCTCCTAGCTTCAGG GTCTGGAGACTCAACGGCAAGGATATGGAACCTTAACGAAAACAGCAACGGGGGCTCCACGCAGCTCGTGTTGAGGCACTGTATACGAGAAGGGGGCCATGACGTCCCCAGTAATAAAGACGTGACCTCCCTGGACTGGAAC AGCGACGGGACGCTGTTGGCCACAGGCTCCTATGATGGTTTTGCGAGAATATGGACGGAAGATG GCAACCTGGCCAGCACCTTAGGGCAACACAAAGGCCCCATCTTTGCCTTGAAATGGAACAAAAAGGGGAATTACATTTTGAGTGCTGGTGTAGACAAA ACAACAATTATTTGGGACGCCCACACAGGAGAAGCCAAACAACAGTTTCCGTTTCATTCCg CCCCTGCTCTCGACGTAGACTGGCAGAACAACACTACCTTTGCCTCCTGTAGCACAGACATGTGTATTCACGTCTGCAGACTCGGCTGCGACCGCCCCGTCAAAACCTTCCAAGGACACACG AACGAGGTGAACGCCATCAAATGGGATCCTTCTGGAATGCTGCTAGCGTCCTGCTCTGATGACATGACATTAAAG ATCTGGAGTATGAAGCAGGATACGTGTGTCCATGACCTTCAGGCCCACAGCAAAGAGATCTACACCATAAAGTGGAGTCCCACCGGGCCAGCCACCAGCAACCCAAATTCCAACATCATGCTAGCAAG CGCTTCGTTCGATTCTACGGTCCGACTGTGGGATGTGGAGCGAGGCGTCTGCGTCCACACGCTAACCAAGCATCAGGAGCCTGTCTACAGCGTAGCTTTTAGCCCTGACGGGAAATATTTGGCCAGTGGCTCCTTCGATAAGTGCGTGCATATCTGGAATACTCAG AGTGGAAGTCTTGTGCACAGCTACCGAGGCACTGGCGGCATCTTCGAGGTGTGCTGGAATGCCCGAGGCGACAAAGTGGGTGCCAGCGCGTCCGATGGCTCT gTGTGTGTTTTAGATCTCCGAAAGTAA